From one Lolium rigidum isolate FL_2022 chromosome 4, APGP_CSIRO_Lrig_0.1, whole genome shotgun sequence genomic stretch:
- the LOC124648033 gene encoding anthocyanidin 5,3-O-glucosyltransferase-like, giving the protein MEKTVVLYPGFAVSHFVPMMHLARTLLQHGHAVSVALVDPAVNPDAAFSAVVARAAASMPSVRFHTLPLVEGTPTLTPDARFILTYLDVVGRHNEYLRDFLRSSVHVHAVVVDSLSVEALGVIKRLGIPGYVLFTSNAAALAAFVQLPSRTSFRKLGDAPVELFGLPPMPASHLLGEMLEDPESDVCKATMTALYGIPEADGVLVNTFESLDARPVAVLGDPRCLPGRVMPPVYCVGPFVGGIGAEVAKQRHGCLAWLDGQPDRSVVFLCFGSAGNHSEEQIKEIAVGLENSGHRFLWVVRAPFSDDPVKPSDPDLDAILPDGFLDRTRGRGLVVRQWAPQADVLRHAATGAFVTHCGWNSVLEGVTAGVPMLCWPLYAEQKMNKLRMVGEMGIAAEMVGWQRGLVEAAEVEGKVRMVMETEDGGELRARASAHMKAAAAAWDDGGSSRAAFARFLSDVESRQARVRSAVA; this is encoded by the coding sequence ATGGAGAAGACCGTGGTTCTGTACCCCGGCTTCGCCGTCAGCCACTTCGTCCCCATGATGCACCTCGCCCGCACGCTCCTCCAGCACGGCCACGCCGTCTCCGTCGCGCTCGTCGACCCCGCTGTCAACCCGGACGCCGCcttcagcgccgtcgtcgcccgggcCGCCGCCTCCATGCCGTCCGTCCGCTTCCACACGCTCCCGCTCGTCGAGGGCACGCCCACGCTGACGCCCGACGCGCGGTTCATCCTCACGTACCTCGACGTCGTCGGCCGCCACAACGAGTATCTCCGCGACTTCCTCCGCTCCTCGGTGCACGTGCACGCCGTGGTCGTCGACTCACTCTCCGTCGAGGCGCTCGGCGTCATTAAGCGTCTGGGGATCCCAGGCTACGTTCTGTTCACCTCCAACGCTGCCGCCCTCGCCGCCTTCGTCCAGCTCCCTTCCAGGACGAGCTTCAGGAAGCTGGGAGACGCGCCTGTCGAGTTATTCGGCCTTCCGCCCATGCCGGCCTCACACCTCTTGGGCGAGATGCTCGAGGACCCGGAGAGCGACGTATGCAAAGCGACCATGACCGCGCTGTACGGGATTCCGGAAGCTGATGGAGTCCTGGTGAACACATTCGAGTCGCTCGATGCTCGACCGGTGGCCGTCCTCGGGGACCCTCGGTGTCTCCCCGGTCGTGTCATGCCGCCGGTGTACTGCGTCGGCCCGTTCGTCGGCGGCATCGGTGCCGAGGTGGCAAAACAGCGGCACGGGTGCCTCGCGTGGCTGGACGGCCAGCCGGACCGCAGCGTCGTGTTCCTCTGCTTCGGGAGCGCGGGGAACCACTCGGAAGAGCAAATCAAGGAGATTGCCGTTGGCCTGGAGAACTCCGGCCACCGGTTCCTGTGGGTCGTCAGAGCACCGTTCAGCGACGACCCCGTAAAGCCGTCTGACCCGGACCTGGACGCCATCCTGCCGGACGGGTTCTTGGACCGCACCCGCGGCCGCGGCCTCGTCGTCAGGCAGTGGGCACCGCAGGCCGACGTGCTCCGCCACGCGGCCACCGGCGCGTTCGTGacgcactgcgggtggaactcggTGCTGGAGGGCGTGACGGCGGGCGTGCCGATGCTGTGCTGGCCGCTGTACGCGGAGCAGAAGATGAACAAGCTGCGCATGGTGGGGGAGATGGGGATCGCCGCGGAGATGGTTGGGTGGCAGCGGGGGCTGGTCGAGGCAGCCGAGGTGGAGGGCAAGGTGAGGATGGTCATGGAGACCGAGGATGGCGGGGAGCTCAGGGCCCGTGCGTCGGCGCACATGAAGGCCGCGGCAGCGGCCTGGGACGACGGAGGGTCGTCGCGCGCGGCCTTTGCCCGCTTCTTGTCGGACGTCGAGAGCCGGCAGGCTCGGGTTCGCAGCGCTGTTGCGTGA